The genomic region gcgagagagagagagcgcgaggagagagagcgcgagagagagagagcgcgagagagagaggcgcgagagagagagagcgagagagagagagagcgcgagagagagagagagagcgcgagagagagagagcgcggagagagagagagagagagcgatgagagagagagagcgcgagagagagagagagatgcgcgagagagagagagcgcgaagagagagagcgagagagagagagcgcgagagagagagagcgcgagagagcagagagcgcgagagagagagagcgcgagagagagagagcgagagagagagcgagagagagagagaagcgaggagagagagagagcgcgagagagagagagagagagagagagagagagagagcgcgagagagagagagagcgctgagagagagagagcgcgagagagagagagcgcgagagagagagagagagcgcggagagagagagagcgcagagagagagagagcgagagagtagagagagcgagagagagagcgcgagagagagagagagagcgcgagagagagagagcgcgtggagagagagagagcgcgagagagagagagagcgcgagagagagagagagagcagagagagagagagagcgcgagagagagagagagcgagagagagagagagagcgagagagagagagagcgctgagagagagagagagcgcgagagagagagagagagagcgcgagagagagagagagcgcgaggagagagagagcgcgagggagagagagagcgcgaggagagagagagcgccgaggagagagagagcgcgaggagagagagagcgcgagagagagagagagcgcgaggagagagagagcgcgaggagagagagagcgcgagagagagatgagcgcgagagagagaatgagcgcgagagagagatagcGCAGAGAGagaagagcgcgagagagagagagcgcgagagagagagcgcgagagagagagcgcgagagagagagcgcgagagagagcgcgagagagagagcgcgagagagagcgcgagagagagcgcgagagagagcgcagagagagcgcgagagagagcgcgagagagagcgcgagagagagcgcgagagagagcgcgagagagagcgcagagagagacgagagagagcgagagcgcgagagagcgagagagcgagagagcgagagcgcgagagagcgagagcgcgagagagcgagagagcgtgagcgcgagagagagagagcgcgagagagagagagcgcgagagagagagagcgctgagagagagagcgagagagagagagagcgcgagagagagagagagcgcgagagagagagagagcgcgagagagagagagagcgcgagagagagagagagcgcgacagagagagagagcgcgagagagagagagagagagagcgcgagagagagagagagcgcgagagagagagcgcgagagagagagagagcgcgagagagagagagcgcgagagagagagcgagagagagagagagcgcgagagagagagagcgcgagagagagagagcgcgagagagagagagcgcaNNNNNNNNNNNNNNNNNNNNNNNNNNNNNNNNNNNNNNNNNNNNNNNNNNNNNNNNNNNNNNNNNNNNNNNNNNNNNNNNNNNNNNNNNNNNNNNNNNNNNNNNNNNNNNNNNNNNNNNNNNNNNNNNNNNNNNNNNNNNNNNNNNNNNNNNNNNNNNNNNNNNNNNNNNNNNNNNNNNNNNNNNNNNNNNNNNNNNNNNNNNNNNNNNNNNNNNNNNNNNNNNNNNNNNNNNNNNNNNNNNNNNNNNNNNNNNNNNNNNNNNNNNNNNNNNNNNNNNNNNNNNNNNNNNNNNNNNNNNNNNNNNNNNNNNNNNNNNNNNNNNNNNNNNNNNNNNNNNNNNNNNNNNNNNNNNNNNNNNNNNNNNNNNNNNNNNNNNNNNNNNNNNNNNNNNNNNNNNNNNNNNNNNNNNNNNNNNNNNNNNNNNNNNNNNNNNNNNNNNNNNNNNNNNNNNNNNNNNNNNNNNNNNNNNNNNNNNNNNNNNNNNNNNNNNNNNNNNNNNNNNNNNNNNNNNNNNNNNNNNNNNNNNNNNNNNNNNNNNNNNNNNNNNNNNNNNNNNNNNNNNNNNNNNNNNNNNNNNNNNNNNNNNNNNNNNNNNNNNNNNNNNNNNNNNNNNNNNNNNNNNNNNNNNNNNNNNNNNNNNNNNNNNNNNNNNNNNNNNNNNNNNNNNNNNNNNNNNNNNNNNNNNNNNNNNNNNNNNNNNNNNNNNNNNNNNNNNNNNNNNNNNNNNNNNNNNNNNNNNNNNNNNNNNNNNNNNNNNNNNNNNNNNNNNNNNNNNNNNNNNNNNNNNNNNNNNNNNNNNNNNNNNNNNNNNNNNNNNNNNNNNNNNNNNNNNNNNNNNNNNNNNNNNNNNNNNNNNNNNNNNNNNNNNNNNNNNNNNNNNNNNNNNNNNNNNNNNNNNNNNNNNNNNNNNNNNNNNNNNNNNNNNNNNNNNNNNNNNNNNNNNNNNNNNNNNNNNNNNNNNNNNNNNNNNNNNNNNNNNNNNNNNNNNNNNNNNNNNNNNNNNNNNNNNNNNNNNNNNNNNNNNNNNNNNNNNNNNNNNNNNNNNNNNNNNNNNNNNNNNNNNNNNNNNNNNNNNNNNNNNNNNNNNNNNNNNNNNNNNNNNNNNNNNNNNNNNNNNNNNNNNNNNNNNNNNNNNNNNNNNNNNNNNNNNNNNNNNNNNNNNNNNNNNNNNNNNNNNNNNNNNNNNNNNNNNNNNNNNNNNNNNNNNNNNNNNNNNNNNNNNNNNNNNNNNNNNNNNNNNNNNNNNNNNNNNNNNNNNNNNNNNNNNNNNNNNNNNNNNNNNNNNNNNNNNNNNNNNNNNNNNNNNNNNNNNNNNNNNNNNNNNNNNNNNNNNNNNNNNNNNNNNNNNNNNNNNNNNNNNNNNNNNNNNNNNNNNNNNNNNNNNNNNNNNNNNNNNNNNNNNNNNNNNNNNNNNNNNNNNNNNNNNNNNNNNNNNNNNNNNNNNNNNNNNNNNNNNNNNNNNNNNNNNNNNNNNNNNNNNNNNNNNNNNNNNNNNNNNNNNNNNNNNNNNNNNNNNNNNNNNNNNNNNNNNNNNNNNNNNNNNNNNNNNNNNNNNNNNNNNNNNNNNNNNNNNNNNNNNNNNNNNNNNNNNNNNNNNNNNNNNNNNNNNNNNNNNNNNNNNNNNNNNNNNNNNNNNNNNNNNNNNNNNNNNNNNNNNNNNNNNNNNNNNNNNNNNNNNNNNNNNNNNNNNNNNNNNNNNNNNNNNNNNNNNNNNNNNNNNNNNNNNNNNNNNNNNNNNNNNNNNNNNNNNNNNNNNNNNNNNNNNNNNNNNNNNNNNNNNNNNNNNNNNNNNNNNNNNNNNNNNNNNNNNNNNNNNNNNNNNNNNNNNNNNNNNNNNNNNNNNNNNNNNNNNNNNNNNNNNNNNNNNNNNNNNNNNNNNNNNNNNNNNNNNNNNNNNNNNNNNNNNNNNNNNNNNNNNNNNNNNNNNNNNNNNNNNNNNNNNNNNNNNNNNNNNNNNNNNNNNNNNNNNNNNNNNNNNNNNNNNNNNNNNNNNNNNNNNNNNNNNNNNNNNNNNNNNNNNNNNNNNNNNNNNNNNNNNNNNNNNNNNNNNNNNNNNNNNNNNNNNNNNNNNNNNNNNNNNNNNNNNNNNNNNNNNNNNNNNNNNNNNNNNNNNNNNNNNNNNNNNNNNNNNNNNNNNNNNNNNNNNNNNNNNNNNNNNNNNNNNNNNNNNNNNNNNNNNNNNNNNNNNNNNNNNNNNNNNNNNNNNNNNNNNNNNNNNNNNNNNNNNNNNNNNNNNNNNNNNNNNNNNNNNNNNNNNNNNNNNNNNNNNNNNNNNNNNNNNNNNNNNNNNNNNNNNNNNNNNNNNNNNNNNNNNNNNNNNNNNNNNNNNNNNNNNNNNNNNNNNNNNNNNNNNNNNNNNNNNNNNNNNNNNNNNNNNNNNNNNNNNNNNNNNNNNNNNNNNNNNNNNNNNNNNNNNNNNNNNNNNNNNNNNNNNNNNNNNNNNNNNNNNNNNNNNNNNNNNNNNNNNNNNNNNNNNNNNNNNNNNNNNNNNNNNNNNNNNNNNNNNNNNNNNNNNNNNNNNNNNNNNNNNNNNNNNNNNNNNNNNNNNNNNNNNNNNNNNNNNNNNNNNNNNNNNNNNNNNNNNNNNNNNNNNNNNNNNNNNNNNNNNNNNNNNNNNNNNNNNNNNNNNNNNNNNNNNNNNNNNNNNNNNNNNNNNNNNNtcgagagcgagagcgagaggagagagagagagcgagagagagagagcgagagagagagagcgagagagagagagagagagagcgagagagagagagagagagcgagagagagagagagagcgagagagagagagcgagagagagagagcgagagagagagagcgagagagagcgagcgagagtgagagagcgagaggagatagcgagcgagagagcgagcgaggcgagagagagcagacagcgagagagccagacagcgagagagccagacagcgagagagccagacagcgagagagccagacaGCGAGAGAGCAGACAGCTGAGAGAAAGAGCGCAGAGAGAAGAGCGCGAGAGAAAGAGGCTGCGAGAGAAAGAGCGCGAGAGAAAGAGGCGCGAGAGAAAGAGCGCGAGAGAAAGAGCGCGAGagaaagagcgcgagagagagagctgcgagagagagagagcgcgagagagagagcgcgatgagagagagcgcgagagagagagcgcgagagagagagagcgcgagagagagagcgcgagagagagagcgagagcgagagagcgagcgagagagcgaagcGAGCGAGagcagcagagagcgagagagcaagaaatcgagagagagcgagagagagcgagagagcgatgcgagcgagagagcgagagagagagagagaggagagagagagaaagagcgcgagagagagagcgagagagcgagcgagcgagagagagagcgagagagagatcgagagagagagcgagagagcaagagagcgagagagagcgagagcgagagagagagagagagagaagagagagagagcgagaagagatcgagagagagagagcgagagagagagcgagagagagagcgagagagagagcgagcgagagagcgagcgagagagcgagagcaagaaatcgatgagagagcgagagagcgagagagagcgagcgagagagcgagcgagagagagcgaagcagatgagagcgagcgagagagagatcgagagagagagcgagagagcaagagagcgagagagagcgagagcgagagagagcgagagagagagcgagagagagagcgagagagagagagcgagagagagagcgagagagagagcgagagagagcgagagagcgagatagCGAGAGCGAGATAGcgggagagagatagcgagagcgagatagcgagagcgagatagcgagagcgagatagagatagcgagagagagatagcgagagagagatagcgagagagagagagcgagcgagacacagagagcgagcgagacacagagagcgagcgagacacagagagcgagcgagacacagagagcgagcgagacacaGGGATGCGAGCGAGACACAGGGAGCGAGAGCGAGACACAGGGAGCGAGAGCGAGACACAGGGAGCGAGCGGCGAGCGAaagcgagacacagagagagagagagaagagagcgcgACACACAGAGAGAGCGCGACACACAGAGAGAGCGCGACACACAGAAGAAGAGCGCGACACACAGAGAGAGCGCGACACACAGAGAGAGCGCGGACACACAGAGAGAGCGCGACACACAGAGAGAGCGCGACACACAGAGAGAGCGCGACACACAGAGAGAGCGCGACACTCAGAGAGAGCGCGACACACAGAGAGAGCGCGACACACAGAGAGAGCGCGACAcacagagagagcgactgagagagagagcgactgagagagagagcgactgagagagagagcgactgagagagagagcgactgagagagagagagcgactgagagagactcagagtcagagagagagagtcagagacagagagagagagagacagagagagagagagagagagagactagagagagagagaaagaaggacgatagtcgagagagagaaaaagagggacaagagagagagagagaaaaacgggccaagagagagagagagaaaaacgggccaagagagagagaggaggaacgggccgagagagagagagggaggaacgggccgagagagagagagagggaggaacgggccgagagagagaagagagagagaggaggaggaacggacgagagaagagagagagagagagagagagagaggaacgggccgagagagagagagagagaggggaacgggccaaagagagagagagacagagagagagacagagagagactcagagagagagaaagaggaacgagagctgagagagagagaaagagggactagagcgaaagagagagaaagagggacgagagagagagagagagggagggagagggaggaacgtgccaagagagagagaggaacgtgccgagagagagagagaggaacgggccgagagagagagagagagaggaacgtgccgagagagagagagaggaacgggccgagagagagagagagagagagaggaacgggccgagagagagagagaggaacgggccgagagagagagagaggaacgggccgagagagagagaggaacaggccgagagagagagagagaaacaggccgagagagagagagagaaacaggccgagagagagagagaggaacgggccgagagagagagagagagagagaggaacgggccgagagagagagagaggaacgggccgagagagagagagaggaacgggccgagagagagagaggaacaggccgagagagagagagagaaacaggccgagagagagagagagaaacaggccgagagagagagagagaaacaggccgagagagagagagagaaacaggccgagagagagagagagagagaaacaggccgagagagagagagaaacaggccgagagagagagagagagagagagagggaggaacgggccgagagagagagagagagggaaacgggccgagagagagaaaggaacgggccgagagagagagagagagagagagagagagagagaggaaggaacgggccgagagagagagagagagagagagagagaggaacgggccgagagagagagaaaaaaacgggccgagagagagagagagaaaaaaacgggccgagagagagagagagagggaggaacgggccgagagagagagagagagagagagagagagagagagggaacgggccgagagagagagagagagagaggaacgggccgagagagagagagagagagagagaggggggaacgggccgagagagagagagagagaggaacgggccgagagagagagagagagaggaacgggccgagagagagagggagagagagaaaaagacaggcggagagagagagacaggcagagacagggagagaaaggccAGAATTTAAATGTTGAGTGGAAGGGCTCACCCACCGGCTGAAAAGATGCTGGCGAGCCCGCTTCCGCTgtgcctggggagccacgctgggatttttcactccccaggcccttaactggctttgggcgggacttccacctccttgaggcatgatgtcccgcctaatggagctgccagccaactcagtcccagcagtgccactgggaaagGAAAGAgcaagaagaggaaggatggccctggaCAGATGATGAGTTTTtgaggccttgccggggacaatcggccgggccctggcgaggcaacggGGGTCAGTTTGGCTGGGGGTGGGATGTGTTGTGCGTTGGGGTGGTTGAGGCTTCGGGGTggctctccatggggcacagggtgcccagtcAGGagggcgcccccccaccccctgtccACAAGGcagccgccaggttttacctggcagtgctcttggggcctttgccgcccACCCGCCACAGGCAATATAGAAGACCCTTAAGTGgcggttaattggccacttaagggccacgatTAGcctgggcgggtgggccatttctcataaaattgcagcagaggcGGAAAGGCTTCGGGAACAGcatccccgcctcccactcaatttttcagctcccaccaacacctcccacctccttgccaccagcctgctcgttggggggccgtaaaattcaagCCAGAGAGACAGAGTCCGTGCCATGAATGCTTCTgggga from Heterodontus francisci isolate sHetFra1 chromosome 1, sHetFra1.hap1, whole genome shotgun sequence harbors:
- the LOC137361977 gene encoding octapeptide-repeat protein T2-like, encoding REKQAEREREKQAEREREERAERERERERNGPRERERNGPRERERNGPREREEQAEREREKQAEREREKQAEREREKQAEREREKQRERERERERERKERAERERERERERNGPREREKNGPRERERKKRAEREREREERAEREREREREREQRRKGFGNSIPASHSIFQLPPTPPTSLPPACSLGGRKIQARETESVP